In one window of Paraflavitalea soli DNA:
- a CDS encoding M61 family metallopeptidase has protein sequence MKKFLLLSLCLSSLSAVLAQKVSYIVSFPNIVHHEAKIVVIATDIPQKTAVFRMSRSSPGRYATHEFGKNVYDVKAFDRSGKPLAINRTDGDVYEVPRQDGYVRVEYTLYANHPDGTYAGVDQTSIHFNMPATFMWVKGLENAPIDIKFDIPEGKKWTVATQLKPVDGNPFLFTAPGLQYFMDSPTKIGDLLWKEWTLKNTNGKSYRFRLALEAKTSDSAATAFARKVQTITEEAQAIFGEVPAYDYGTYTFIASINPWVKGDGMEHRNSTMISVPANFDGSNYLLDVFSHEFFHCWNVERIRPKTLEPFNFEKSNMSNELWCAEGFTQYYGDLLITRSGYQTVEEYLPALAGLINTKENSAGAKRFSPAEVSRHAVFVDAGVAIDKNNYANMYTSYYPYGGAIALALDLELRTRFSNLTLDSYMTALWKKFGKTEVSYTIPGLEEVLADLTGDKKFAADFFAKYVNGHESYNYKPLLEKAGLVLKRANESKPWLGFVQMKEGNNLTITSNTVIGTPLYNAGLDIDDQLLTLDGKPVKKTADLEPILKEHKVGDAIQVEFDHRGEKKTATLTLIGNPYFSILTFEKDGQTPTAEMLAFRKSWFGNKVK, from the coding sequence ATGAAGAAATTTCTGTTGCTCTCGCTCTGTTTATCCTCATTGTCCGCTGTGCTGGCTCAAAAGGTAAGCTATATTGTATCTTTTCCCAACATCGTGCACCACGAAGCTAAGATCGTTGTAATCGCTACCGACATTCCCCAAAAAACCGCCGTCTTCCGCATGAGCCGCTCCTCACCCGGCCGCTATGCCACCCACGAATTCGGTAAAAACGTGTACGATGTAAAAGCCTTCGACCGAAGCGGCAAGCCCCTCGCCATCAACCGTACCGATGGCGACGTATATGAAGTGCCCCGCCAGGATGGTTATGTACGCGTGGAATATACCTTGTATGCCAATCACCCCGATGGTACTTATGCCGGTGTCGACCAAACCAGCATCCACTTCAATATGCCTGCTACCTTCATGTGGGTAAAAGGACTGGAAAATGCCCCCATCGATATTAAGTTCGATATCCCCGAAGGAAAAAAATGGACCGTTGCCACCCAGTTAAAACCGGTTGACGGCAACCCCTTCCTGTTTACAGCTCCTGGACTCCAGTATTTCATGGACAGCCCTACCAAAATAGGCGACCTCCTTTGGAAAGAATGGACCCTCAAAAATACAAATGGAAAGAGCTACCGGTTCAGGCTCGCCCTGGAAGCCAAAACTTCCGATTCAGCCGCCACCGCCTTCGCCCGTAAAGTCCAAACCATTACCGAAGAGGCCCAGGCCATCTTTGGTGAAGTACCCGCTTACGATTATGGCACCTATACCTTTATTGCCAGCATCAACCCCTGGGTAAAAGGAGATGGTATGGAACACCGCAACTCCACCATGATCAGCGTGCCGGCCAATTTTGACGGCAGCAACTACCTTCTGGATGTCTTTTCCCATGAGTTCTTCCATTGCTGGAATGTAGAACGCATACGCCCCAAAACACTGGAGCCTTTCAACTTCGAAAAAAGCAACATGAGCAATGAGCTTTGGTGCGCCGAAGGATTTACCCAATACTATGGCGATCTCCTCATCACCCGCTCGGGCTACCAGACCGTTGAAGAGTACCTGCCTGCCCTGGCCGGCCTCATCAATACCAAAGAGAACAGTGCTGGCGCCAAAAGATTCTCGCCCGCAGAAGTGAGCCGCCATGCCGTTTTTGTTGATGCAGGAGTTGCCATCGACAAGAACAATTATGCCAACATGTACACCTCCTACTACCCTTATGGTGGTGCCATTGCCCTGGCCCTCGATCTGGAACTTCGTACTCGTTTCAGCAACCTCACCCTCGACAGTTACATGACAGCCCTCTGGAAGAAGTTTGGCAAAACCGAAGTCTCCTACACCATACCCGGACTGGAAGAAGTCCTGGCCGATCTTACCGGCGACAAGAAATTTGCAGCCGACTTCTTTGCCAAATACGTTAATGGCCATGAATCCTATAATTACAAACCCCTCCTCGAAAAAGCCGGACTGGTCTTAAAAAGGGCCAACGAAAGCAAACCATGGCTGGGCTTTGTACAAATGAAGGAAGGCAATAACCTCACCATCACTTCCAATACCGTGATCGGCACCCCCCTGTACAATGCCGGTCTGGATATCGATGATCAGCTGTTAACATTGGATGGTAAACCCGTGAAAAAAACCGCCGATTTGGAGCCTATTCTGAAAGAACATAAGGTGGGCGATGCCATCCAGGTAGAATTTGATCACCGGGGCGAAAAGAAAACAGCCACCCTTACCCTCATCGGCAACCCTTATTTCAGCATCCTGACCTTTGAAAAAGACGGACAAACCCCTACTGCCGAAATGCTGGCCTTCCGCAAAAGCTGGTTCGGCAACAAAGTAAAATAA
- a CDS encoding DoxX family protein has product MSTLQQIHNWSLVHHPRWLVVIRVALGILLIYKGISFMFNSLQAHQLLYNTVFSSSADAIIIGITWAHLLGGFLIIIGLLTRWAVLLQMPILLAAIIIMANQYGIFASGADLPFTVIIFVLLVFFLVEGGGPLSLDNYFRHNPK; this is encoded by the coding sequence ATGAGTACGCTTCAACAAATCCACAATTGGAGCCTTGTACATCATCCCCGCTGGCTCGTAGTCATTCGGGTGGCACTCGGCATTTTGCTGATCTACAAGGGTATCTCCTTTATGTTCAACTCCCTCCAGGCCCATCAATTATTGTACAATACCGTCTTCAGTTCCTCTGCCGACGCCATTATCATTGGCATCACCTGGGCCCACTTATTGGGTGGCTTTCTCATCATTATAGGGCTGCTCACCCGCTGGGCCGTTTTGCTGCAAATGCCCATCCTGCTGGCCGCCATTATCATCATGGCCAATCAGTATGGCATCTTCGCATCAGGTGCCGACCTGCCCTTTACAGTCATCATTTTTGTATTGCTGGTATTCTTCCTGGTAGAAGGCGGAGGCCCCCTGTCATTGGACAATTATTTCCGGCATAACCCGAAATGA
- the queD gene encoding 6-carboxytetrahydropterin synthase QueD → MLIYKEFTFDSAHFLPNVPDGHKCKEMHGHTYRLRIWIKGQPDPQLGWVMDFAVLKSVVKPVVAELDHKCMNYVAGLENPTCELIAVWIWDRLKPLLPAMDHLELHETPTSGVVYNGN, encoded by the coding sequence ATGCTGATCTATAAAGAATTTACTTTCGATTCGGCCCATTTTCTTCCCAATGTGCCTGATGGCCATAAGTGCAAGGAAATGCACGGGCATACTTACCGGCTGCGGATATGGATAAAGGGGCAGCCTGATCCGCAGTTGGGCTGGGTGATGGATTTTGCGGTGCTGAAGAGTGTTGTAAAGCCTGTGGTGGCTGAGCTGGACCATAAATGCATGAACTATGTAGCCGGGCTGGAAAACCCTACCTGTGAGCTCATTGCGGTATGGATATGGGACCGGCTAAAGCCGCTGCTGCCAGCCATGGACCACTTGGAATTACATGAAACGCCCACCTCGGGCGTGGTTTATAATGGAAACTAG
- a CDS encoding DUF4382 domain-containing protein, translating into MTTKGRLLGLGSMVLTIAVVLFACSKDSSTQDDPVPAGKQEVKLFLSDDPALFDKVLIDIKSVKVLVDTCDKNKDDDDHHGNHDDDDDDKCVNWETLNITPGVYDLLTLRNGADTLLASGLIPEGRIKKIKIELGANNSLVKDSVNYPLTLFPGTQATITLKLKGGEWDEWSPGRSQLWLDFDVSRSIIRVRDGKFYLLPVIRLFTIKTTGSLEGQVLPKDAYPVVSVYNATDTGYAIPWINGQFKVRGLKEGTYSVFVNASNGYQDTTITGVEIRRNRETKLDKVILHK; encoded by the coding sequence ATGACCACCAAAGGAAGGCTATTGGGCTTAGGCTCGATGGTGTTAACTATTGCTGTTGTTCTCTTTGCCTGTTCAAAAGATAGTTCCACGCAAGATGATCCGGTGCCTGCCGGCAAGCAAGAAGTCAAGTTGTTCCTTAGTGATGATCCCGCATTGTTTGATAAAGTTCTCATTGATATTAAGAGTGTAAAGGTATTGGTAGATACCTGTGATAAAAACAAGGATGACGACGACCATCATGGCAATCATGACGACGATGATGATGATAAGTGCGTAAACTGGGAAACGCTGAACATTACGCCCGGGGTTTATGACCTGCTTACTTTGCGCAATGGAGCGGATACTTTGTTGGCCAGTGGGCTCATTCCTGAAGGCAGGATCAAGAAGATCAAGATTGAACTGGGTGCGAATAATTCTCTGGTAAAAGATAGTGTTAATTATCCGTTGACCTTATTCCCCGGAACACAGGCCACGATTACACTGAAGTTGAAGGGCGGCGAATGGGATGAGTGGAGCCCGGGCCGTAGCCAGTTGTGGCTTGATTTTGATGTATCGAGGTCGATCATCCGGGTAAGGGATGGCAAATTCTACCTGCTGCCGGTGATCAGGCTGTTTACGATCAAAACTACGGGCAGCCTGGAAGGGCAGGTATTGCCTAAAGATGCCTACCCGGTGGTGAGTGTATACAATGCCACAGATACGGGTTATGCTATTCCCTGGATCAATGGCCAGTTTAAGGTAAGAGGCCTGAAAGAGGGCACCTACAGTGTGTTTGTGAATGCTTCGAATGGCTACCAGGACACTACGATCACGGGGGTAGAGATACGCCGGAACAGGGAAACAAAGCTGGATAAGGTGATCCTGCATAAATAG
- a CDS encoding peptidase associated/transthyretin-like domain-containing protein: MRSTSAYSWLIALPALIMSPSDIFPSKPVKIEGNVIHSLNGRQVENAYIYIVSGEEEALSGKDGVFTISTWQQLPVTLVIEHPKYRSKQISIKDPSKKTVIKLDPK, translated from the coding sequence ATGAGATCTACATCCGCCTATAGCTGGCTGATAGCTTTACCAGCACTTATCATGAGCCCCTCGGATATATTTCCGTCCAAACCAGTGAAGATCGAAGGCAATGTTATTCATAGCCTCAATGGCAGGCAGGTAGAGAATGCCTATATCTATATCGTATCGGGTGAAGAAGAAGCGCTCTCGGGGAAAGACGGCGTATTCACCATTTCTACCTGGCAGCAATTACCGGTAACCCTGGTTATTGAGCATCCCAAATACAGGTCCAAACAGATCAGCATCAAAGATCCGTCTAAAAAAACAGTTATAAAACTAGATCCGAAATAG
- a CDS encoding sterol desaturase family protein gives MKLNILAFAVPLFVSFMVLEYVVARRKKLPYFNLHHSIANISVGIAERLMDVWVVGLFYFVYDYIQKHYGLFHIKPNLLLWILLLLCTDFMWYWYHRLAHEINIFWAAHIVHHQSEDFNYTVSARITVLQAFIRTGFWAVLPLLGFPAPMITSILIVHGLYPFFIHTRLVGKLGILEYIFVTPSHHRVHHASNEQYLDKNYGDVFIIWDKLFGTFQKEEDNVEIKYGLTHPIKTYSFLWQHFHFLAELTYAIRRTKGGWNKCKLLFSKPDQIDPAVREIAEERFRIRQSNAPFDKPLNRYVIWQIGLTIALLFIFILFEHFIPLTQQVLISLAIMLTLINCGAIMEQKQWIYYLEFLRLLTLTIGFILVYPAVWVNILLLFAAILLVAYFDTIRVYYLQWVYHRHRSS, from the coding sequence ATGAAACTGAACATACTGGCCTTTGCAGTACCGCTTTTCGTTTCGTTCATGGTCCTGGAATACGTAGTGGCAAGGCGCAAAAAACTGCCTTACTTCAACCTGCACCATTCCATTGCCAATATCAGCGTCGGCATTGCCGAACGACTGATGGATGTATGGGTAGTCGGATTATTCTATTTCGTTTACGATTATATACAAAAGCACTATGGCCTATTTCATATTAAGCCCAACCTCTTACTCTGGATACTGTTGTTGCTCTGTACCGATTTCATGTGGTATTGGTACCACCGCCTGGCCCATGAAATAAATATCTTCTGGGCGGCACACATCGTACACCACCAGAGCGAGGACTTTAACTATACCGTATCGGCACGTATCACCGTATTGCAGGCCTTTATACGCACCGGATTCTGGGCTGTATTGCCCTTGCTCGGATTCCCGGCGCCAATGATCACCAGCATACTAATTGTACATGGGCTCTACCCGTTTTTTATCCATACCCGCCTCGTTGGCAAACTGGGCATATTGGAATATATATTCGTAACACCTTCCCACCACCGGGTACACCATGCCAGCAATGAACAATACCTCGATAAGAACTATGGCGATGTATTCATTATCTGGGATAAGCTCTTTGGCACTTTTCAAAAAGAAGAAGACAATGTTGAGATCAAATATGGGCTCACTCATCCCATAAAAACCTATAGCTTCCTCTGGCAGCATTTCCATTTCCTGGCCGAGCTTACCTATGCCATCCGCCGCACCAAAGGAGGCTGGAACAAGTGCAAGCTCCTGTTTAGCAAACCCGATCAGATCGACCCGGCTGTACGGGAAATAGCAGAAGAACGGTTCAGGATACGGCAAAGCAATGCCCCGTTTGATAAACCCCTCAACAGGTATGTGATTTGGCAGATCGGCCTTACCATTGCCCTGCTCTTTATTTTCATCTTGTTTGAACACTTTATTCCGTTAACACAACAGGTACTCATATCCCTGGCCATCATGTTAACACTCATCAATTGCGGGGCGATTATGGAGCAAAAACAATGGATCTATTACCTGGAGTTTTTACGCTTACTAACCCTCACTATAGGATTTATACTGGTATACCCGGCTGTGTGGGTCAACATCCTGTTGCTGTTTGCAGCCATACTACTGGTAGCTTATTTCGATACTATCCGCGTGTATTACCTCCAATGGGTATATCACCGGCACAGAAGCTCTTAA